The Mytilus trossulus isolate FHL-02 chromosome 3, PNRI_Mtr1.1.1.hap1, whole genome shotgun sequence genome contains a region encoding:
- the LOC134709746 gene encoding uncharacterized protein LOC134709746, with translation MRTRGRGRGRGWRGRGRIVSVAPETETTNTQETNEQTQNSDTEQPANTNKEKRKRSKPLEIPQEKQDEVADWYRENEPLYNKAHYQYKDTALKNTRWQAKANELGVEDWKTLRT, from the exons ATGAGGACCAGAGGCAGAGGAAGGGGTCGTGGTTGGCGTGGCAGAGGCCGCATAGTTAGTGTGGCGCCTGAGACTGAAACAActaatacacaagaaacaaatgAGCAAACACAAAATAGTGATACTGAACAGCCAGCTAATACCAATAAAGAGAAGCGCAAAAGAAGCAAGCCATTAGAAATACCACAAGAAAAGCAGGATGAGGTGGCAGATTGGTATAGAGAAAACGAACCTCTATACAAcaaag CTCATTATCAGTACAAAGATACTGCTCTCAAAAATACACGATGGCAAGCAAAAGCTAATGAGCTAGGGGTAGAGGATTGGAAGACTCTCAGGACATGA